Proteins from a single region of Abyssalbus ytuae:
- a CDS encoding universal stress protein: protein MDKISNILVPFDFSVISKNALDYAVNFIAKDDIKIILVHVPKSGDEKSSQSLEESFEKLRESYSNKIKQQMRWIIGKGSLKEAIVEIQKNNNIELIIMGTSGSEDDTATTNASDVTMEVDASVLIIPESYEMEKVKNIALVLGNDEIDDSLVLGILLNAARRFDAKVHVLTIQNKPGTYGYTKTDEKNESILEYYLEKFYSHHTFIENEDILDGIFEYVENKNIDMLAILPKNHAKKSTPSEGRLTKLLVMRSKVPVLTID, encoded by the coding sequence ATGGATAAAATTTCCAATATTTTAGTTCCTTTTGATTTTTCGGTTATTTCAAAAAACGCCTTGGATTATGCGGTAAATTTTATTGCAAAAGATGATATAAAAATTATTTTGGTACATGTACCCAAATCCGGTGACGAAAAATCCAGTCAAAGCCTGGAAGAATCATTTGAAAAACTCCGTGAAAGCTATTCAAATAAAATAAAACAACAAATGAGATGGATAATAGGGAAGGGGAGTTTAAAAGAAGCTATTGTAGAGATTCAAAAAAACAATAATATTGAACTGATCATTATGGGCACCTCGGGCTCTGAAGATGATACCGCTACTACCAATGCTTCGGATGTAACTATGGAAGTAGATGCTTCGGTACTCATAATCCCCGAATCCTATGAAATGGAGAAAGTAAAAAACATAGCCCTGGTATTGGGGAACGATGAAATTGACGATTCCCTGGTTTTGGGCATTTTATTAAACGCAGCCCGCCGGTTCGATGCTAAAGTGCATGTACTTACCATACAAAATAAACCGGGCACTTATGGTTATACTAAAACCGATGAAAAAAATGAAAGTATTTTAGAATACTATCTGGAAAAATTTTATTCTCACCACACTTTTATTGAAAATGAAGATATACTGGATGGTATTTTTGAGTACGTGGAAAACAAAAATATAGATATGCTGGCAATTCTTCCTAAAAATCACGCCAAAAAGAGTACGCCTTCAGAAGGCCGACTCACAAAACTCCTTGTAATGCGTTCAAAAGTACCGGTCCTTACTATAGATTAA
- a CDS encoding SLC13 family permease, with protein MTLLLVILFLTIAFFIWGKFPPDVVALMSMIALFLTGILNLSETLSGFSNPTVIMIAALFIIGEGLARTGWTAVAGQKFVSWAGKSVSKLLVIVTLGSSILSGFVSNTGTVAALLPVTVSAAWNAGTLPSKLLMPVAFGSNTGGLLTLTGTPPNIIASNALVEAGYEGFSFFEFSLIGVPLLIIAIIYFRYIGRHLLPSRKTDNKPVNIDSEMHKWIKDYSIGKKLYRLRIRSMSPFIDTKIGDWDFENQHGICIMRLRRRHPNLLKGVPPFVELPNKETEMRYHDIITVTGSTKDVDAFMRSFKLGLIPQEFNQDELKAEFINHEIGLSQMIITPSSTLVGQNIPLGQYLENYDIQLIGASRDNEPINDTTIKIKAGDAFIIRGSWENIENLQKVHTQVVISGSPEKMAKDVDKLTPKSYIALGTLVLMILLLVLKIMPGAIAALVCAGICLLTGCVPISKAYKDISWTSVVMIAAMIPMGVALQKTGVAQMAADSLVKSLGGISHVVLLGGIFLLTTGFSQTINNSATAVLMAPIAFVAATSLGISPKPFMIVVAISASTAFLTPIGTTTNAMVLGAGNYKFIDYVKVGGPLLLLFFIVTLLLVPVIWPF; from the coding sequence ATGACTTTATTATTAGTTATTCTGTTTCTTACCATTGCTTTTTTTATTTGGGGAAAGTTTCCCCCGGATGTGGTAGCATTAATGTCTATGATTGCACTTTTTTTAACAGGCATTTTAAATTTAAGTGAAACGTTGAGCGGTTTCAGTAATCCCACAGTAATAATGATCGCAGCCCTCTTTATTATAGGAGAGGGGCTTGCCAGAACAGGTTGGACCGCAGTAGCAGGACAAAAATTTGTATCGTGGGCAGGAAAAAGTGTATCAAAACTATTGGTTATTGTAACTCTGGGTTCCAGTATTTTATCGGGCTTTGTTAGTAACACCGGTACCGTGGCAGCTTTATTGCCCGTAACGGTATCTGCCGCATGGAACGCAGGAACTTTACCTTCCAAATTATTAATGCCGGTGGCATTCGGCTCAAACACCGGCGGACTCTTAACATTAACAGGTACGCCTCCAAACATTATTGCCAGTAATGCCTTGGTAGAGGCAGGTTACGAAGGCTTTTCATTCTTTGAATTCAGCCTTATAGGGGTACCGCTGCTTATTATTGCTATTATATATTTTCGCTATATAGGACGCCATTTGCTGCCCAGCAGAAAAACCGATAACAAACCGGTTAATATAGACTCCGAAATGCATAAATGGATTAAAGATTATAGCATAGGAAAAAAATTATACAGGCTGCGTATACGTTCCATGTCGCCGTTTATTGACACAAAAATAGGGGACTGGGATTTTGAAAATCAACACGGTATTTGTATTATGAGATTGCGTAGAAGGCATCCTAATCTGCTAAAAGGAGTACCGCCTTTTGTAGAGCTTCCTAATAAGGAAACCGAAATGAGGTATCACGATATAATTACCGTAACAGGAAGTACAAAAGATGTAGACGCCTTTATGAGGTCCTTTAAACTGGGGCTTATACCTCAGGAATTTAACCAGGATGAATTAAAAGCAGAATTTATCAATCATGAAATTGGCCTGTCACAAATGATCATTACACCAAGTTCTACCTTGGTGGGGCAAAATATTCCTTTAGGCCAGTATCTTGAAAATTATGATATACAGCTCATTGGAGCCTCCCGCGATAATGAACCTATAAATGATACCACCATTAAAATTAAAGCCGGTGATGCCTTTATTATAAGGGGTTCATGGGAAAATATAGAAAACCTCCAAAAGGTTCATACACAGGTGGTAATTTCCGGTAGCCCCGAAAAAATGGCTAAAGATGTTGATAAACTTACCCCAAAATCATATATCGCATTAGGAACATTGGTATTAATGATACTGTTATTAGTGCTGAAAATAATGCCCGGAGCCATAGCAGCACTGGTATGTGCAGGTATATGTTTATTAACCGGCTGTGTACCCATATCAAAAGCCTATAAAGATATTAGCTGGACCAGTGTGGTAATGATTGCGGCCATGATACCTATGGGAGTCGCATTACAAAAAACAGGCGTGGCACAAATGGCTGCAGACAGCCTTGTAAAATCCCTGGGGGGAATAAGCCACGTAGTACTGTTAGGTGGTATTTTTTTACTGACTACAGGATTCAGCCAGACCATAAATAACTCGGCTACAGCCGTGTTAATGGCACCAATTGCATTTGTGGCGGCAACATCTTTGGGAATTTCACCAAAACCTTTTATGATAGTTGTAGCCATAAGTGCCTCAACAGCATTTTTAACACCCATTGGCACAACAACCAATGCCATGGTGTTGGGTGCGGGAAATTATAAATTTATTGACTATGTTAAGGTTGGCGGACCGTTATTGTTATTGTTTTTTATAGTTACTTTGTTATTAGTACCGGTAATCTGGCCTTTTTAA